TGGAGTCACAGGCATTTCCTCCCAACCACTTTGTCTCGAGATTTGTGAAACTATCTGCATTAGCGCATGCCCAAGCGAGTGCTGTGCTCTCAGATTTGACACACCATCACCAACGGGTGAGTTTGTTCTTCCGCGGTGGGGCATAGAGAACAATTAAGATCGAGAATATACGCAACTCAAAATCCATGAGATTGTTGGTTCAGATATTTATCTTTCGTTCctttccaaacattttttcaCAGCTTTAATAGGCAATCTTTTTCCTGCAAGAACAAAATATTTTCTACATAAAcatgatattaaaaaattcaCTTCCTTGAGGATTAATTTGGGGAAACTAATATGGCCACTGTGACatcatttcaaaaccaaaaatacTGAGAGCCATATTTCTTCGTGTTTGGAAATGAACTGCTGAAAAAAGGTTGAAGGGTAAATGAGAGTATTTGGTGATCGACTCATCAAGGAAGAGAGTGGAATCGATCaaaaagaaggagaaggagaagaagaagaagaagtagaagaagaagtaaaaggagaagaagaagaaaaaggagaagaagaagaaaaaggagacgaggaagaagaagaacaaaaacaagaagTTGGAGAAgtaggaggaggaggaggaggaggagacATCATTAACTACAGCGTCTACAGCGACAATAATACAGCAAGACGAAGAAGGAAAATACTCTTATCGGTACATAACCCTGCCTAAaacttgcaacaaaaaaaaacaacaacaacaacaaaagaaaattatcacCAAGGCGAGTAATCGCCAGACAGGCATTCAAACATCGGTGTTACTTTTTTGCATGAACGACTgagcaaaaataagaaaacaaaagaaaaagcacgGGGCTTGAGGTTgcctttaaaaataaaagaagaaacaacATTTTTTCCCCTTAAATCGATCTCACCAAATCTCGAACAGAAACCGCTCTGGAGGTGGCAAACGTTAAGCCTTGGAGAAGTGGTTTGTAACTGAAGGTTTTCGAAGATTTTAATTCTTGGCATGTGCATTTAGCATACCCTCAGCAAGGAAGAGATGGAGCCATGGGACCATTAGGGGTTTCAGGGAATCAAGGAGCCCCTGGATCTATGGGACAACCGGGAGCGCCCGGTCCACCGGGACCACCAGGACCTCCGGCGACAGCTCCTCCAATTTTGTATGGCCCACCTCCAGGGAAACCATGGCCTGCAGGTACTTTCTACGTTCCTGGCCAAGCGGCGTTGAGCACATCGTTCAATTCCAGCCgggtttatttcatttcaaagttGAATGAGGTGCAAAACTTAGAAATTACAGGAAGTGACATAAACAGAAAAGTACAATGCCTTGATGTACTCAGTTATGCATATCATCGTCACGACATTCAGTTATAATGCTATTAGGTATTGAAAACCTCAAACTGTGTTCCTAACGTTTGGCCATACTAAGACCGGTTGCTTGAAgcgtggttagcgctaaccattggttaagaagtatggaAACGTACACATTTCTATGATAGTGACTGGTTAGCGCTTATCGTGATTCCAACAACTTGGGCCTGATCGCAAGTTTAGAGGATTAGCTATTTTTAAGTGTATGACTGCAAGGAAACGGGGAAAATGTTGTGGATACCAAGTACTTATCTTACTGCTGGGCTGCAACCTCAACATTTTAACGCCTAAACAAGCTCTATTCCATATAAGAGCCGATTTCCTTTACCACCAGCAATGACTCGTCCTTGATTGGTTTCATTTTACAACCGTGACCTAGGAGTAcgatttctaatttttttttaccttggaCTGTATACGTTAAATTTAAGGAGTACCATTACCAGACATAAGCCATTTAGACATAAATGGTGAAGCAGATGGGCGTGCGGGAGCAGAAGCTGCAGCCGGGGATAAAGGGGCCCTTGCAACAGCAGGACAACAGGGAGCATCTGGTTTATCGGGCTCCCCGGGGCCTCCAGCAACAGCGCCCCCAATTCTTTATGGTCCACCACCAGGCAAGCCATGGCCAGCAGGTACTGCTACTGATTTGCCAACAAAAATAACGACCTTTATTTGCGCTGTAAGTTATACTAATAGAATATAACTTGGAGATAAGGCAATTATTAGCTTGGAAAACCGTGGCCAgcaggtgacaaaaaaaatattaatataaagGCCCAAAGGGATGTAAAAGCAGTCTATTTACCTCTGCCTTCTCTCTCTTTCTCCCTTGGTTGACCAGTGAAAAAGTGCTAGCTTGTTTGCAAGTGTTAAACACAAATTCTTCTCGACAGACACTGCTAGCATTATTGTAAAGCAATCAGCacataaaaaattgcaaatgagaTTACATTCACCTTGCAACCAGGTCTACAATCGGACAAATTCGTTGCCAATTACTAGCCCTTACAAATTGCCGCGTTGGTAGGGGAAGTCAGAAATGAATATTTCTACCAAAAGAGTTGATAAGAATCAAATTACCAGGAAAAAAAGATGaagaagctgacgtttcaagggTGAGTTAGGGTAAATGCAACTTACTTGATTTCTTGATGTTAAAAAGACAATGCCAAGATGAGTCGTTAATTTGTAAGCTTCTTTCAGTCATCTCAGTTGAACCAtatatttttgaaaacaaatgcgataaaaaacaataacctaaacaataaagacaagaaaaaccaatttaaaaaactgtctcttttcttgttttaggaGTTCCATTGCCAAAATCTGGCGGAGCGGATGGAGCTGCGGGAACACCCGGCAATGCCGGCAATAAAGGGACCCCGGGACCTGCGGGACAACAGGGATCACCTGGTCCCCCGGGACCACCAGGACCACCGGGCACTGCACCTCCTATTCTATATGGCCCGCCCCCGGGGAAACCTTGGCCTGCAGGTATTACAATCAGGAAATGCCTCTGCATTAAAATGAAGTGGTAGCAACTCTCTCCATCTTAACAATGAACATTTGACAGTCACGTCTCAAtcacatgtcattgttttgCACAGGAATCCCAACTCCTACACCTCCAGTCCTCTCATCTCAGCAAGGTGTTCATGGCCCTACTGGTAAGTATTTCctaattttagtttttaattcCCTCTACGATCTACGTATTCTGTCGTGAATGTTTACTTTTGTAACATGCACGCGCAAAAAGACAGTTATAAAAGGGTCGTTATTTTTAAAAGTATACAATATCAAAGCagaattttaaataaattatatcaCACTtcaagtgatatttcaaaaccagTCCGCAGAAAAGGCTTAAAATGCCACTTCTCTCATTCAAACAGATTGAAGACACTTTTCAGAACGTGCACGTGGTAGAACTcttttaataattatcataattattctTTCTATAGGTCCATCAGGACCTACAGGTCCTCCCGGAGCTGACGGAGATCCCGGAGCACCAGGAGCCCTTGGTGAAGCAGGAGCTGTCGGACCTCCAGGACCACCCGGACCCCCTGGACCACCCGGACCTCCAGCTGCTTCCGCGCCTCTCTCAGGGACACTGGCTGGGACGCCCTCTACCTCAGGTAGGCAATatatgggtcatttcccatcgAATTGACCCATTAGCCTAGTCTGCATGAAGCTGTTAACAAAAGAAACTGCCTTAAACATGAAAAAGCCATATTTCTAGTGGAGATTAACTAGACGTACACGGCTAGTTTCCACGCATCCACAGAAATTATCTCTAAGTAGTTACCAATTCAAATAAAGGCAATTGATTAAGTAGGCAAACCAGCTGGCTTTGCCGAAGTTCGGCCGAGGAGTTAAACCTACGACAAATACGTCTGATGGTCAGAGCTGGACTTGAAGTCGGGGACATCGACTGTCAAATGTCAAGTTCGGGGTCAAACGCAAAGTCAATCCCCTGACCACGCTGCCTCCTCATGTCAACTAGCTCGATGTTTACGTTCACTAACACTATAAAGATGACTGTCacattgttttcattcaaaAGTTCTCGTGTCAATATGAGGGAAAGAAAGTCCTGTTTTTTGTCAATCTCAGGCCAATTTACAAAGAACATTCAGTTTGAAATAAATCAATTGTAATTTCGGAGGAAAACCTTCCGGAACCACAGCCGTGAGCGGCCATTAGTTGAATGACTCTTAAGAGTTGCACGACATAAATTGTTCTAGATTTGACGGTCCCAGTGGCTCCAAAAGCACCTCAAGTACCAGCCGGAACTGCAGTACCTCAAGGGCCTCAGCTGAACACGGCTCCGGCTCCTCTTCCCGCAGATGGAAAACCAGGACCAGCTGGTATGATTCCAAAGCAATACGATGTGCCCGTAAAGCACCTTCAGTTGTTCTGTTAACGTATTGATTGGTTTTGAGATTAGAAATGATGCCAACCTAGTATAGGACTTGAGCTCTCAGCCTTACAGAATGCCGATTGAGGGTGCTATTCTAGTAGGAATTTGCTCCGCTAAGCTTTCTTGCTCTTCTTTCTTGGTCTCGTTGTATCTCTATCTACAGCTAACTGTCTCGCCTCCAGCACACTACACTCAACAAAGCGACTTCAAGGCCAGGACCTGGATTGTCCTACCAGATAGGCGTAATTGGCTGGTTTCTTCCTGCTTCTCTCAACCCTTTACTATAAAAAAATACCAAACTTTATGTCGATCGAACGAACTACCAACGTTCTTTCTAAACGCAACGTACCTTTGAGTAAAATTGTCAATATTTCGTGTCCTTTCAATATTTTTCATCTTTAATTTTCTCCAAGGCGTGCAAGACCCAAAAGGATACCATAAGACTCCAGGAGGTCCTCGTACTATGGAAAAACTCGGAGACAAGGAACCAGTTTTACCTCCGGGTCCCTCAAAACCTCTTGCGTTACAAGCAGCGGCCGCCCCAAGGTGCCCAGCAATTTGTGAAAAGGTTTGTGTAGGTTTCTGTCCCTCGCTGAAATGTTGTGCGAATTCTCGGATACCTGTGGTAGAAGCAAAAACAGGTGGGAGGCAACAGATCTTGCCCATTAGCGTGGAAGTGCAAGAGGATGGCTGAAGAGTGTTACTTAAAAGCAACGATTGTACAAAGTTTGGAAAAGAAACCAGTAGCAAGGAACATTTAAGGCAATGCACAAGTTATATCTCATCAGCCATGGTTTCCAGGAAAGTTATAATACAATTGAAGACAAAACTATACTACGTCGGATACTGGAAACACTTTGTAATTTTCATGGCTGGCTTCAGTTTCCTTTCaagtagaaaaaagaaaaactcttGACCACTCGATCTTACGAGGTTCTTACGATTTATTATTACAACATTTATGACCATTTAATCCTTTGCATGTCATGAAGGGTGCTTGAagattattgaaaaaaaatgaccaCGTCTGGTTATGTAGATTGATATGATCGACAAATTTTTAGTATTCCAAGCATAGATTCTGGAGGATACGTGTATTTCTTGGTTCCGAATATACCCCTCTGGATTCTACTGATTCCAGTTAAAGTACGTCGACGAATTCCAGATGCTAGCCACCTTGAATTCGATTGTTCTGAAAGAGAAATTAGGGGATGGGTTATGGCCAGGCAAAGCATATTTTTAAGGTATTGGGAGTGGATATTAGGGTTGCAGTTGTGGAATTGTTTATATGCTTTGCATACTGTCCTGATTCCTTCCTCTTACGGTGTGACTGTGTACAGTGACAAGCTTGTAACATCCAAAGATACTAAGATATTGTCGAGAGGGACTTTGGTCCTCTCTGTAAAGTTGATGAAATCGGTTGTATCTTTAAGGTATGAT
The nucleotide sequence above comes from Acropora muricata isolate sample 2 chromosome 12, ASM3666990v1, whole genome shotgun sequence. Encoded proteins:
- the LOC136891713 gene encoding collagen alpha-1(III) chain-like isoform X2; its protein translation is MHLTCWSFICHLGLWLLFIPSIASPHSLAAGGKRQVYPCAFDCSGICTPECDPLCCNYYNSLTPAPPPPGPPGPDGPVGHAGPPGPTGPKGLPGPPGPPGPQGPPGAPGSSAGSPGPTGAPRDPGLTGTTGEPGNQGYQGELGPPVPQGHSGLPGVTGISSQPLCLEICETICISACPSECCALRFDTPSPTGVPLPDISHLDINGEADGRAGAEAAAGDKGALATAGQQGASGLSGSPGPPATAPPILYGPPPGKPWPAGVPLPKSGGADGAAGTPGNAGNKGTPGPAGQQGSPGPPGPPGPPGTAPPILYGPPPGKPWPAGIPTPTPPVLSSQQGVHGPTGPSGPTGPPGADGDPGAPGALGEAGAVGPPGPPGPPGPPGPPAASAPLSGTLAGTPSTSDLTVPVAPKAPQVPAGTAVPQGPQLNTAPAPLPADGKPGPAGVQDPKGYHKTPGGPRTMEKLGDKEPVLPPGPSKPLALQAAAAPRCPAICEKVCVGFCPSLKCCANSRIPVVEAKTGGRQQILPISVEVQEDG
- the LOC136891713 gene encoding collagen alpha-1(I) chain-like isoform X4, coding for MHLTCWSFICHLGLWLLFIPSIASPHSLAAAYPQQGRDGAMGPLGVSGNQGAPGSMGQPGAPGPPGPPGPPATAPPILYGPPPGKPWPAGVPLPDISHLDINGEADGRAGAEAAAGDKGALATAGQQGASGLSGSPGPPATAPPILYGPPPGKPWPAGVPLPKSGGADGAAGTPGNAGNKGTPGPAGQQGSPGPPGPPGPPGTAPPILYGPPPGKPWPAGIPTPTPPVLSSQQGVHGPTGPSGPTGPPGADGDPGAPGALGEAGAVGPPGPPGPPGPPGPPAASAPLSGTLAGTPSTSDLTVPVAPKAPQVPAGTAVPQGPQLNTAPAPLPADGKPGPAGVQDPKGYHKTPGGPRTMEKLGDKEPVLPPGPSKPLALQAAAAPRCPAICEKVCVGFCPSLKCCANSRIPVVEAKTGGRQQILPISVEVQEDG
- the LOC136891713 gene encoding collagen alpha-1(III) chain-like isoform X1; its protein translation is MHLTCWSFICHLGLWLLFIPSIASPHSLAAAGGKRQVYPCAFDCSGICTPECDPLCCNYYNSLTPAPPPPGPPGPDGPVGHAGPPGPTGPKGLPGPPGPPGPQGPPGAPGSSAGSPGPTGAPRDPGLTGTTGEPGNQGYQGELGPPVPQGHSGLPGVTGISSQPLCLEICETICISACPSECCALRFDTPSPTGVPLPDISHLDINGEADGRAGAEAAAGDKGALATAGQQGASGLSGSPGPPATAPPILYGPPPGKPWPAGVPLPKSGGADGAAGTPGNAGNKGTPGPAGQQGSPGPPGPPGPPGTAPPILYGPPPGKPWPAGIPTPTPPVLSSQQGVHGPTGPSGPTGPPGADGDPGAPGALGEAGAVGPPGPPGPPGPPGPPAASAPLSGTLAGTPSTSDLTVPVAPKAPQVPAGTAVPQGPQLNTAPAPLPADGKPGPAGVQDPKGYHKTPGGPRTMEKLGDKEPVLPPGPSKPLALQAAAAPRCPAICEKVCVGFCPSLKCCANSRIPVVEAKTGGRQQILPISVEVQEDG
- the LOC136891713 gene encoding collagen alpha-1(I) chain-like isoform X3, with product MLAPLDQPDPRDCPDLLDHLVLRDLPVPQEAQLVLLVCNGPTGAPRDPGLTGTTGEPGNQGYQGELGPPVPQGHSGLPGVTGISSQPLCLEICETICISACPSECCALRFDTPSPTGVPLPDISHLDINGEADGRAGAEAAAGDKGALATAGQQGASGLSGSPGPPATAPPILYGPPPGKPWPAGVPLPKSGGADGAAGTPGNAGNKGTPGPAGQQGSPGPPGPPGPPGTAPPILYGPPPGKPWPAGIPTPTPPVLSSQQGVHGPTGPSGPTGPPGADGDPGAPGALGEAGAVGPPGPPGPPGPPGPPAASAPLSGTLAGTPSTSDLTVPVAPKAPQVPAGTAVPQGPQLNTAPAPLPADGKPGPAGVQDPKGYHKTPGGPRTMEKLGDKEPVLPPGPSKPLALQAAAAPRCPAICEKVCVGFCPSLKCCANSRIPVVEAKTGGRQQILPISVEVQEDG